A genomic segment from uncultured Alistipes sp. encodes:
- the cas2 gene encoding CRISPR-associated endonuclease Cas2 translates to MSEVRLNAYRIMWLFVFFDLPTNTKTERRHAVQFRKALEKDGFTMMQYSVYVRHCASKENMQVHIKRVRRSMPPSGFTSILAVTDKQYGDILNFWGKSERAKPETPQQLEFF, encoded by the coding sequence GTCGGAAGTACGTTTGAATGCCTATCGAATCATGTGGTTGTTTGTCTTTTTCGACCTGCCGACCAATACCAAAACGGAACGGCGCCATGCGGTACAATTCCGCAAGGCGTTGGAAAAGGACGGCTTCACGATGATGCAATACTCGGTTTATGTGCGCCATTGTGCCTCGAAGGAGAATATGCAGGTCCACATCAAGCGGGTTCGGCGCTCCATGCCGCCGTCCGGATTCACAAGTATTCTCGCCGTAACGGACAAACAGTATGGGGATATACTGAACTTCTGGGGCAAAAGCGAACGGGCCAAACCGGAAACACCGCAACAGTTGGAATTTTTCTGA
- a CDS encoding IS256 family transposase — translation MVLTKEQLSELICKHSERENGLQDLLEILLESMMVSERREYLRENSASGNKCNGFRPGHSYGHGRTLTFRIPRDRYGNFHPRILAILRHQEDECERLAGTLYTKGLTQEQVGEVFQDIYGEHYSKASISRMLDYLREDVSQWLTRSLEAYYPIVFIDCVHMKIHRKRSVETEAFYVVLAVREDKRREVLGIFNKPTESALGWGEMLTELQERGVRKIGLVCADGLKGLEDVISAVFPGTPLQRCTTHLKRNLLSCVRNGDKGELAEDLRQVFRTGDRSYTVERAWEQWQALCEKWGQDYRSFRRRGEDPAYKAYFTYLNYEARIQSMIYTTNWIERLQKDFRRVTRMRGAMPSEESVLLLMGKTAMDKKSYLRPVPRIDLDRELFPE, via the coding sequence ATGGTATTGACAAAGGAACAACTTTCCGAATTAATATGCAAACATTCGGAGCGGGAAAATGGCCTTCAAGATCTGTTGGAGATCTTGTTGGAGAGTATGATGGTCTCGGAGCGCCGGGAATATCTCCGGGAAAACTCCGCATCGGGGAATAAATGCAACGGCTTCCGTCCGGGACATAGTTACGGTCATGGCCGTACGCTGACGTTCCGGATACCCCGAGATCGCTACGGGAACTTTCATCCCCGGATTCTGGCGATCCTGCGCCATCAGGAAGATGAATGCGAACGCCTTGCCGGAACGCTGTATACGAAAGGTCTTACGCAGGAACAGGTTGGCGAGGTATTCCAGGATATCTATGGCGAGCACTACAGCAAGGCGAGCATTTCGCGGATGCTGGACTACCTCCGAGAAGATGTCTCGCAATGGCTCACGCGCTCTCTGGAGGCTTATTACCCCATCGTCTTCATCGATTGCGTACACATGAAGATCCACCGCAAGCGGAGCGTAGAAACAGAAGCTTTCTATGTGGTGCTAGCTGTGCGTGAAGACAAGCGGCGTGAAGTGCTGGGGATCTTCAACAAGCCCACGGAGAGCGCCCTGGGCTGGGGCGAGATGCTCACAGAGCTGCAGGAACGAGGCGTTCGGAAGATCGGCCTGGTGTGTGCCGACGGGCTGAAGGGTCTGGAGGATGTCATCAGTGCGGTCTTTCCCGGAACCCCGCTACAACGCTGTACGACGCACCTGAAACGCAATCTGCTGAGCTGCGTGCGCAACGGCGACAAGGGCGAGCTGGCCGAGGATCTGCGACAGGTCTTCCGTACGGGGGATCGCAGCTATACGGTGGAGAGAGCCTGGGAACAATGGCAGGCGCTCTGTGAGAAATGGGGTCAGGATTATCGCAGTTTTCGACGACGGGGCGAAGACCCAGCCTACAAAGCCTACTTCACCTATCTGAATTACGAGGCAAGGATTCAGTCGATGATCTACACGACGAACTGGATCGAGCGTCTGCAGAAGGATTTTCGACGGGTTACACGCATGCGGGGAGCCATGCCCAGCGAGGAGTCGGTACTGCTGCTGATGGGTAAAACGGCCATGGATAAGAAGTCCTACCTGAGGCCGGTGCCGCGGATCGACCTGGATCGGGAATTATTCCCCGAGTGA
- a CDS encoding helix-turn-helix transcriptional regulator — MRPLREKLEQGALQTEWSGWFRTVLHAFGQVDVMRSDTWKVLAPLAEPVAAVRWLVDQIRRCNTLPPELPREEARFYLLAAFCPDNRVLGFLIDTYRHYYRTRNRLGVLSCVRIVATANGEGYPHLNFLYNLMVGTVLREYRHPGSASGKNPDSTFLTDKDFRTLGRLLPDFHPFEFRDRLQALQHQVPGNTTSEELARACCMSGSAFRKRFKQEFDIPVSEWLREQRKERIMRMLLDTDLPLWQVAESNGFNMPSTFSDYCRRNFGSSPAQMRKKREPVKES; from the coding sequence ATGAGGCCGTTAAGAGAAAAACTTGAGCAGGGTGCCCTGCAAACGGAATGGAGTGGCTGGTTCCGGACCGTTCTGCATGCGTTCGGACAGGTCGATGTGATGCGCTCCGATACCTGGAAGGTGCTTGCGCCGTTGGCTGAACCTGTTGCGGCCGTACGCTGGCTGGTTGATCAAATCCGACGTTGCAATACGCTGCCTCCGGAACTGCCACGCGAAGAGGCCAGATTCTATCTGCTGGCGGCCTTTTGTCCCGATAATCGGGTCCTCGGATTCCTTATTGATACCTATCGGCACTATTACCGCACCCGCAACCGGCTGGGGGTATTGTCTTGTGTCAGAATCGTAGCGACGGCGAACGGTGAAGGGTATCCCCACTTGAATTTTCTGTATAATTTGATGGTGGGCACCGTACTCCGTGAATACCGGCATCCTGGATCGGCTTCCGGGAAGAACCCGGATTCAACGTTTCTCACGGACAAGGATTTTCGGACTCTCGGCCGACTGCTTCCGGATTTCCATCCGTTCGAATTCCGGGATCGGCTGCAGGCCTTGCAACATCAAGTGCCGGGAAACACGACCAGCGAAGAGTTGGCCCGGGCCTGTTGCATGTCTGGATCCGCCTTTCGCAAGCGGTTCAAGCAGGAGTTTGACATCCCGGTCTCGGAATGGTTGCGTGAGCAGCGGAAGGAGCGGATCATGCGTATGTTGCTCGATACGGACCTCCCGCTTTGGCAGGTGGCCGAAAGCAACGGGTTCAATATGCCGTCCACCTTTTCGGATTATTGCCGACGGAATTTCGGCAGTTCACCCGCCCAGATGCGGAAGAAGCGCGAGCCGGTGAAAGAGTCTTGA
- a CDS encoding LemA family protein: MTSTGMILIISAAVVAILLIIWGFVTNNNLIAKRNRVKQCRSGICVVLKQRNDLIPNLVASVKAYMGHENEILTRITDLRTRTTSASEREQIREGGEISTLLGRLNVAVENYPELKANTQFLHLQGQIEEVENELQAIRRTYNAAVTDYNNAIEMFPSSIIASWGHHTQEELIEIPESEKQPVSVAELFRS, encoded by the coding sequence ATGACATCGACCGGAATGATCCTGATAATCAGCGCGGCAGTTGTCGCCATACTGCTTATCATATGGGGCTTTGTAACCAACAATAACCTCATCGCCAAACGTAACCGTGTCAAACAGTGCCGGAGCGGCATCTGCGTGGTACTGAAGCAGCGCAACGACCTGATTCCGAATCTCGTTGCATCGGTCAAGGCCTACATGGGCCACGAGAACGAAATTCTGACGCGTATCACCGACCTGCGCACGCGAACCACATCGGCATCGGAGCGTGAGCAGATTCGCGAAGGTGGTGAAATCTCCACGCTGCTCGGCCGGTTGAACGTCGCTGTCGAAAACTATCCCGAACTGAAGGCTAACACGCAGTTCCTCCACCTGCAGGGACAGATCGAAGAGGTGGAGAACGAGCTGCAGGCCATTCGCCGTACCTACAACGCTGCCGTCACGGATTACAACAACGCGATCGAAATGTTCCCCTCGTCGATCATCGCCTCTTGGGGACATCATACGCAGGAAGAACTGATTGAGATTCCCGAAAGTGAAAAACAACCGGTTTCGGTTGCCGAACTCTTCCGCTCATGA